In Betta splendens chromosome 19, fBetSpl5.4, whole genome shotgun sequence, the following proteins share a genomic window:
- the znf646 gene encoding zinc finger protein 646 isoform X3, with the protein MCPTGHADHRLQVSAMLLPVEPHVCYLAMAVQDPGRTTGFLCKECGIACPNMPRLLEHMDTHLQQDGERKFKCDECGRGYRHAGSLANHKKTHTVGSFQCNICGKDNSNALALKSHLRSHTSPKKYSCAECGKAFRLASQLATHERVHLAKRAKEQSYRKVDVDNVTRETRPKIKNNHSQNFSGHLVNAGTSTEYSPAEIKMEEDIYNAKAETASDDAANRPFRCDLCDKSYIHHRSLANHKKTHQVGKFECTVCLKLFNNMAALYSHQRTHKARNGPDNSSLGGLYTGTPIDQFSPQKQDAQVNFCHLCQVLFPNDDEFQEHIQMHNSASLSFGLQDALSENHSISYDGSIASPESNLYSPVNNIPSVSTVDNHQSFDQPQVQMRGNSHIYSVCSNSQPPSSNSTQGEPPIMDASNLNSCLTHTQYTDNASDMAEETAVDSGDRPFKCQTCGKSYRHSGSLINHKRSHQVGIYQCSICRKSYPHLAALKSHLRLHKTQLPSFSPKSEGDWLSSEPLTLDNQQSCFSSHDEEDSAHPVLGIDQENGVNHSNGLLYHEHFNQDFSQDMSVHLPHNDHLMQRHMCADCGETFADIPGIKSHNCPLLQQQHDTTSNDYDTNVNLQDSISHCALGNPGSNVDFHSDQNYFDQNFHNSLNGDQVKDGTDSDDAEEDDDDDDGDLYQCSICGNSYTSMRALRSHLRGHTQSHSTPASSGPSSLSSHETVKDDEVGEMMICSTCGESFANRQDFITHQLLHKNQTGHDLQTSNDVSGDKEEAQSNICGSCGIFCTSYHHLENHGCTSEKSEELQHSEEENLVNDITQRKDTNLIKESDSKARRYKCDQCGRSYRHAGSLLNHKKSHKTGVFRCLVCQKRFYNLLALKNHQRSHFDIKRHTCQECGKAFKIQKQLLSHLRRHKENQAKIQELNNQIQALMQMNGTKSGSGMQSPNASLAFTSRETETENLKSETPVKSEDTDDQRPFACDQCGRTYRHAGSLVNHRNSHKTGQYYCSVCNNTYSNQLAMKNHLRTHFAYKKHSCQNCGKGFRGKKQLLAHICADLRKDRASGRRSLKSRVFKCKECKQAFLSADQLDAHTCDGPSGSSAAKTSPVKEERPFTCNICNRSYRHAGSLLNHKNTHKTGHFSCNFCSKPFTNPMALRNHTRIHTQKKKYVCLTCGKAFRLASILHNHQRVHNRAASHFRCSACGKSFQGRSGMKRHRCCRGQENSARAGVQQSERADKCFT; encoded by the exons ATGTGTCCCACCGGACACGCGGATCACAGATTACAAGTTAGTGCGATGTTATTGCCGGTCGAACCACATGT TTGTTACCTTGCGATGGCAGTACAAGACCCTGGCAGGACTACAGGATTTCTTTGCAAGGAGTGTGGCATTGCCTGCCCAAATATGCCCAGGCTGCTCGAGCACATGGATACACACCTTCAACAAGACGGAGAACGCAAATTTAAATGTGATGAATGTGGACGTGGCTATAGGCATGCTGGAAGCCTAGCTAACCACAAAAAGACTCACACAGTGGGTTCTTTCCAATGTAACATATGTGGTAAAGACAACTCCAATGCTTTGGCCCTGAAGAGTCATCTCCGGAGCCACACGTCGCCGAAGAAGTACTCCTGCGcagagtgtggaaaagcatttcgTCTGGCATCACAGCTGGCTACGCATGAGAGGGTACATCTCGCCAAACGAGCAAAGGAGCAGTCCTACAGGAAGGTAGATGTGGATAATGTCACACGTGAAACTAGacctaaaattaaaaacaatcacTCTCAAAACTTCAGTGGGCATTTAGTCAATGCAGGGACTTCTACTGAATATAGCCCAGCTGAGatcaagatggaggaggataTATACAATGCAAAAGCTGAGACGGCATCAGACGATGCAGCAAATCGGCCTTTCAGATGTGACTTGTGTGACAAATCATACATACACCATCGGAGCCTGGCCAATCATAAAAAGACTCACCAAGTGGGGAAGTTTGAGTGCACAGTATGTTTAAAACTGTTTAATAACATGGCTGCCCTCTACAGCCACCAGAGAACTCACAAGGCCAGAAATGGGCCAGACAACAGTTCACTGGGGGGGTTGTACACAGGGACTCCAATAGACCAGTTTTCACCTCAGAAGCAGGATGCTCAAGTAAATTTTTGCCATTTGTGTCAGGTACTATTTCCCAATGATGATGAGTTCCAGGAACACATCCAAATGCATAACTCTGCATCTCTGTCCTTCGGGCTTCAAGATGCCTTGTCAGAGAACCATAGTATATCGTACGATGGTAGTATTGCTTCACCGGAGTCAAATCTTTATTCACCTGTGAACAATATTCCTTCAGTATCAACTGTAGATAATCATCAAAGTTTTGATCAGCCACAGGTGCAAATGAGAGGAAACAGTCACATATATTCAGTTTGCTCCAATAGCCAACCCCCATCTTCCAATAGCACTCAGGGAGAACCCCCGATTATGGACGCAAGCAATCTCAATTCCtgcctaacacacacacagtacacagacAATGCATCTGACATGGCAGAGGAAACAGCTGTAGATTCTGGTGATCGTCCCTTCAAGTGTCAAACCTGTGGTAAAAGCTATCGCCACTCTGGGAGCCTCATTAACCACAAAAGGTCACATCAGGTTGGAATTTACCAGTGTTCCATCTGTAGAAAAAGTTATCCTCACCTGGCAGCCCTCAAAAGTCATCTTCGCCTCCACAAAACTCAGCTGCCGTCTTTTAGCCCCAAGTCTGAGGGAGACTGGCTCTCCTCTGAGCCGCTTACTCTGGATAACCAGCAGAGCTGCTTTTCCTCACACGATGAAGAGGACAGCGCTCACCCTGTGCTTGGTATTGATCAGGAGAATGGAGTAAATCACAGCAATGGACTGTTGTACCATGAGCATTTTAATCAGGACTTCTCCCAGGATATGAGTGTGCATCTACCTCACAATGACCACCTGATGCAGAGGCACATGTGTGCAGACTGTGGTGAGACATTTGCAGATATTCCAGGGATTAAGTCTCACAATTGTCCgctgctacagcagcagcacgacaCTACTAGCAATGACTATGACACTAATGTAAACCTCCAGGACAGCATCAGTCACTGTGCCCTTGGAAATCCGGGAAGTAATGTAGACTTTCACAGCGACCAAAATTACTTTGACCAGAATTTCCATAACAGTCTAAATGGTGACCAGGTAAAAGATGGCACAGACAGTGATGATGCTGAAGAggacgatgacgatgatgacggCGACCTTTACCAGTGCTCTATATGTGGCAACAGCTACACCAGCATGAGGGCTCTCAGGAGCCACCTCCGAGGGcacacacagtctcacagtACTCCTGCGAGCTCAGGGCCTTCTTCCTTGTCCTCCCACGAGACGGTGAAAGACGATGAGGTGGGAGAGATGATGATCTGTAGTACCTGTGGGGAGAGTTTTGCCAATAGGCAGGACTTCATCACACATCAGCTTCTACACAAGAACCAGACAGGGCATGATTTACAGACGAGCAATGATGTATCTGGTGATAAGGAAGAGGCACAGAGCAACATCTGTGGTAGCTGTGGCATCTTCTGCACGAGCTACCATCATCTCGAGAACCACGGTTGCACATCTGAGAAGAGCGAGGAGTTGCAGCATAGTGAAGAGGAAAACTTAGTGAACGACATCACCCAGCGTAAAGACACAAACCTCATCAAAGAAAGCGATTCTAAGGCTCGTCGGTACAAATGTGATCAGTGTGGGCGATCGTACCGACATGCCGGCTCTCTCCTCAACCACAAGAAGTCTCACAAAACAGGCGTGTTCCGATGCCTCGTGTGCCAGAAGCGCTTCTACAACCTGTTGGCCCTCAAAAATCATCAGAGGTCTCACTTCGATATTAAAAG GCACACTTGTCAGGAGTGTGGGAAAGCCTTTAAAATTCAGAAGCAACTGTTGAGCCACCTCAGAAGGCACAAAGAGAACCAAGCCAAAATCCAGGAACTCAACAACCAGATTCAGGCCCTCATGCAGATGAACGGGACTAAATCAGGTTCAGGAATGCAGTCTCCAAATGCCAGTCTGGCTTTTACAtccagagaaacagagacagaaaatctGAAGTCTGAGACCCCAGTCAAATCAGAGGATACCGATGACCAGCGGCCTTTCGCCTGTGACCAGTGTGGCCGTACCTATCGCCATGCTGGAAGCCTGGTCAACCATCGAAATTCCCATAAAACAGGCCAATATTACTGTTCTGTTTGTAACAACACTTACTCTAATCAACTAGCAATGAAGAACCACTTGCGCACCCATTTTGCATATAAGAAGCACTCTTGCCAAAACTGTGGAAAAGGCTTTAGAGGAAAGAAGCAGCTCTTGGCCCACATTTGTGCCGACCTCCGAAAGGACAGAGCCTCAGGCAGGAGGAGCCTCAAATCTAGAGTTTTTAAGTGTAAGGAATGTAAACAGGCCTTTCTCTCTGCCGACCAACTGGACGCCCACACCTGTGACGGACCTTCAGGCAGCAGTGCTGCAAAAACATCTCCAGTAAAAGAAGAGCGACCTTTCACGTGCAACATCTGCAATCGCAGCTATCGCCACGCCGGCTCACTTCTGAACCACAAAAACACCCACAAGACGGGGCACTTCAGCTGCAACTTCTGCTCCAAGCCCTTCACTAACCCCATGGCCCTGCGCAATCACACGCGCATCCACACGCAGAAGAAAAAGTACGTGTGCCTCACGTGCGGGAAGGCCTTCCGCCTCGCCAGTATCCTGCACAACCACCAGA